A stretch of the Meles meles chromosome 19, mMelMel3.1 paternal haplotype, whole genome shotgun sequence genome encodes the following:
- the MAP3K10 gene encoding mitogen-activated protein kinase kinase kinase 10, whose protein sequence is MEEEEGGTAKEWGTTPTGPVWTAVFDYEAAGDEELTLRRGDRVQVLSQDCAVSGDEGWWTGQLPSGRVGVFPSNYVAPGAPSAPAGLQLPQEIPFHELQLEEIIGVGGFGKVYRALWRGEEVAVKAARLDPERDPAVTAEQVRQEARLFGALKHPNIIALRGACLSPPHLCLVMEYARGGALSRVLAGRRVPPHVLVNWAVQVARGMNYLHNDAPVPIIHRDLKSINILILEAIENHNLADTVLKITDFGLAREWHKTTKMSAAGTYAWMAPEVIRLSLFSKSSDVWSFGVLLWELLTGEVPYREIDALAVAYGVAMNKLTLPIPSTCPEPFARLLEECWDPDPHGRPDFGSILKRLEVIEQSALFQMPLESFHSLQEDWKLEIQHMFDDLRTKEKELRSREEELLRAAQEQRFQEEQLRRREQELAEREMDIVERELHLLMCQLSQEKPRVRKRKGNFKRSRLLKLREGGSHISLPSGFEHKITVQASPTLDKRKGSDGASPPASPSIIPRLRAIRLTPVDGGGSPSGSSGGGSGTWGRSGPPKKEELVGGKKKGRTWGPSSTLQKERAGGEERLKALGEGSKQWSSSAPNLGKSPKHTPIAPGFASLNEMEEFAEADGGSSVPPSPYTTPSYLTVPLPAEPSPGAPAPLSRPGHGGRRRCELALLGCATLLGAVGLGADVAEARAADCEEQRRWLDGLFPRAGRFPRGLSPPGRSPGRRDDGAPGPGLEPSATLVSLSSVSDCNSTRSLLRSDSDEAAPAAPSPPPSPPSTNPLVDLELESFKKDPRQSLTPTHVPAARAVSRGHRRTPSDGALGQRGAPEPAAPRPGPRDPLDFPRLPDPQTLFPTHRRPPEFPGRPTTLTFAPRPRPAASRPRLDPWKLVSFGRTLSISPPSRPDTPESPGPSGMQPTLLDMDMEGQSQDSTVPLCGAHGSR, encoded by the exons atggaggaggaggagggggggacGGCCAAGGAGTGGGGCACGACCCCCACGGGGCCCGTCTGGACCGCGGTGTTCGACTACGAGGCGGCGGGCGATGAGGAGCTGACCCTGCGGAGGGGAGACCGCGTCCAGGTGCTTTCCCAGGACTGTGCGGTGTCGGGCGACGAGGGCTGGTGGACCGGGCAGCTACCCAGCGGCCGTGTGGGCGTTTTCCCCAGCAACTACGTAGCCCCCGGCGCCCCCTCCGCGCCCGCTGGCCTCCAGCTGCCCCAGGAGATCCCTTTCCACGAGCTGCAGCTAGAGGAGATCATCGGTGTAGGGGGCTTTGGCAAGGTCTACAGGGCCCTGTGGCGCGGCGAGGAGGTGGCTGTCAAGGCCGCCCGGCTGGACCCTGAGCGGGACCCGGCAGTGACAGCAGAGCAGGTGCGCCAGGAGGCCCGGCTCTTCGGAGCCCTGAAGCACCCCAACATCATTGCCCTCCGAGGTGCCTGCCTCAGCCCCCCACACCTCTGCCTGGTGATGGAGTATGCCAGGGGGGGCGcactgagcagggtgctggcAGGCCGCCGGGTGCCCCCTCACGTGCTGGTCAACTGGGCTGTGCAGGTGGCCCGGGGCATGAACTACCTACACAATGATGCCCCTGTGCCCATCATCCACCGGGACCTCAAGTCCATCAACA tcctTATCCTGGAGGCCATCGAGAACCACAACCTCGCAGACACGGTGCTCAAGATCACAGACTTCGGCCTCGCCCGCGAGTGGCACAAGACCACCAAAATGAGCGCTGCGGGGACTtacgcctggatggctccagaGGTTATccgtctctccctcttctccaaaaGCAGTGACGTCTGGAG CTTCGGGGTGCTGCTCTGGGAGCTGCTGACGGGTGAGGTCCCCTACCGTGAAATCGACGCCTTGGCCGTGGCATATGGCGTGGCTATGAACAAGCTGACGCTGCCCATCCCCTCCACGTGCCCCGAGCCCTTTGCCCGCCTCCTGGAGG aatgCTGGGACCCGGACCCCCACGGGCGGCCAGATTTCGGGAGCATCTTGAAGCGGCTTGAAGTCATCGAACAGTCAGCCCTGTTCCAGATGCCACTGGAGTCCTTCCACTCGCTGCAGGAAGACTGGAAGCTGGAAATTCAGCACATGTTCGATGACCTCCGGACCAAAGAGAAG GAGCTCCGGAGCCGGGAGGAGGAGCTGCTGCGCGCCGCCCAGGAGCAGCGCTTCCAGGAGGAGCAGCTGCGGCGGCGGGAGCAGGAGCTGGCGGAGCGCGAGATGGACATCGTGGAGCGGGAGCTGCACCTGCTCATGTGCCAGCTGAGCCAGGAGAAGCCGCGGGTCCGCAAACGCAAGGGCAACTTCAAGCGCAGCCGCCTGCTCAAGCTGCGGGAAGGCGGCAGCCACATCAGCCTGCCCTCCG GCTTCGAGCATAAGATCACAGTCCAGGCCTCTCCAACCCTGGACAAGCGGAAAGGATCCGACGGGGCCAGCCCCCCAGCGAGCCCCAGCATCATTCCCCGGCTGAGGGCCATTCGCC TGACTCCTGTGGACGGTGGTGGCAGCCCCAGTGGCAGCAGCGGTGGTGGCAGTGGGACATGGGGCCGCAGCGGGCCCCCAAAGAAGGAAGAACTGGTTGGAGGCAAGAAGAAGGGCCGGACCTGGGGACCCAGCTCCACCCTGCAGAAGGAGcgggctggaggggaggagag GCTGAAGGCCCTGGGGGAAGGAAGCAAACAGTGGTCATCAAGCGCCCCCAACCTGGGCAAATCCCCCAAACATACACCGATCGCCCCAGGCTTCGCCAGCCTCAATGAGATGG AGGAGTTCGCGGAGGCGGACGGAGGCAGCAGCGTACCCCCCTCCCCCTACACCACCCCGTCCTACCTCACCGTGCCGCTGCCGGCCGAGCCCTCCCCCGGGGCGCCCGCGCCCCTCTCCCGGCCGGGCCATGGCGGCCGGCGGCGCTGCGAGCTGGCCCTGCTGGGCTGCGCCACGCTGCTGGGCGCCGTGGGTCTGGGAGCCGACGTGGCCGAGGCGCGCGCGGCGGACTGCGAGGAGCAGCGGCGCTGGCTGGACGGCCTCTTCCCCCGCGCTGGCCGCTTCCCGCGGGGCCTCAGCCCGCCCGGGCGCTCGCCCGGCCGCCGTGACGACGGggcccccggcccgggcctggAGCCCTCGGCCACCCTGGTGTCGCTGTCGTCCGTGTCCGACTGCAACTCCACGCGTTCGCTGCTGCGCTCCGACAGCGACGAGGCCGCGCCGGCCGCGCCCTCCCCGCCGCCCTCCCCGCCCAGCACCAACCCCCTAGTGGACCTGGAGCTGGAGAGCTTCAAGAAAGACCCCCGCCAGTCGCTCACGCCCACCCACGTCCCGGCCGCGCGCGCTGTGAGCCGCGGGCACCGACGGACGCCGTCGGACGGGGCGCTGGGGCAGCGGGGGGCGCCTGAGCCCGCGGCTCCCCGCCCTG GCCCTCGAGACCCCCTGGACTTCCCCCGCCTGCCCGACCCCCAGACCTTGTTCCCGACCCACCGCCGGCCCCCTGAGTTCCCTGGCCGCCCTACTACCCTGACCTTCGCCCCAAGACCCCGGCCGGCTGCGAGCCGCCCCCGCCTGGACCCCTGGAAACTGGTCTCCTTTGGCCGGACACTCAGCATCTCGCCTCCCAGCAGGCCGGACACCCCAGAGAGCCCCGGACCCTCTGGCATGCAGCCCACGCTGCTTGACATGGACATggaggggcagagccaggacagCACCGTGCCCCTGTGTGGGGCCCATGGCTCCCGCTGA